One window of the Drosophila gunungcola strain Sukarami chromosome 3L unlocalized genomic scaffold, Dgunungcola_SK_2 000009F, whole genome shotgun sequence genome contains the following:
- the LOC128259655 gene encoding ATP-dependent RNA helicase Ddx1 produces the protein MTAFEEFGVLPELGKATDELDWTLPTDVQAEAIPLILGGGDVLMAAETGSGKTGAFCLPILQIVWETLRDLEEGKAGGKGGSGGGGGSVAPWTMSFFDRGNALAVTPDGLRCQSREFKEWHGCRATTGVRGKGKFYFEATVTDEGLCRVGWSTQQANLDLGTCRMGFGFGGTGKKSNNRQFDDYGEAFGKADVIGCLLDLQRLEVSFTKNGQNLGVAFRLPENLAKETFYPAVVLKNAEMQFNLGKTDFKYAPGNGFVGACQAGAEHSKANPLASPAAGTASAKPAPNAPQAIIIEPSRELAEQTYNQIEKFKYHLSNPEVRSLLLIGGVRLEEQKAQLMQGTHIVVGTPGRLEEMINSGLVLLTHCRFFVLDEADALLKQGYTELIDRLHKQIPKITTDGRRLQMVVCSATLHAFEVKKMAERLMHFPTWVDLKGEDAVPETVHHVVCLVDPLADKSWQSLRQPISTDGVHDRDNVHPGNASEETLSQAVKMLKGEYCVLAIEKHKMDRAIIFCRTKQDCDNLERYLRQRGGQRYSCVCLHGDRKPQERKQNLEMFKRQQVKFLICTDVAARGLDITGLPFMINVTLPDDKTNYVHRIGRVGRAERMGLAISLVATVPEKVWYHGEWCKSRGRNCNNTNLTDVRGCCIWYNEPNLLAEVEDHLNITIQQVDRAMEVPVNDFDGKVVYGQKNFNTGSGYQDHVEQLVPTVRKLTDLELQSQSLFLKRLKV, from the exons atgACTGCATTCGAGG AGTTCGGCGTGCTCCCGGAGCTGGGAAAGGCCACAGATGAATTGGACTGGAC CTTGCCCACAGATGTCCAGGCGGAAGCCATTCCCCTGATCCTGGGCGGCGGCGATGTGCTGATGGCCGCCGAAACCGGTTCGGGAAAAACGGGTGCCTTCTGCCTGCCCATCCTGCAGATCGTGTGGGAGACCCTGCGAGATCTGGAGGAGGGAAAGGCGGGGGGCAAGGGCGGCTCgggcggaggcggaggatCGGTGGCGCCCTGGACCATGTCCTTCTTTGACCGCGGCAACGCCCTCGCCGTCACTCCCGATGGCCTGCGCTGCCAGTCGCGGGAGTTCAAGGAGTGGCACGGCTGCCGGGCCACCACCGGAGTCCGGGGCAAGGGAAAGTTCTACTTCGAGGCCACGGTCACGGACGAGGGCCTGTGTCGCGTCGGCTGGTCCACGCAGCAGGCGAACCTCGATCTGGGCACCTGCCGCATGGGCTTCGGGTTCGGCGGCACCGGCAAGAAGTCCAATAACCGCCAGTTCGACGACTACGGCGAAGCCTTCGGCAAGGCGGATGTCATTGGCTGCCTGCTGGACCTGCAGCGCTTGGAGGTGAGCTTCACCAAGAACGGACAGAACTTGGGAGTGGCCTTTCGTCTGCCGGAGAACCTCGCCAAGGAGACCTTCTACCCGGCCGTGGTCCTCAAGAACGCCGAAATGCAATTCAACTTGGGCAAGACGGACTTCAAGTACGCTCCTGGCAACGGATTCGTGGGCGCCTGCCAGGCTGGAGCGGAGCACAGCAAGGCCAACCCGCTGGCCAGTCCCGCCGCTGGAACCGCGTCCGCCAAGCCAGCGCCGAACGCGCCCCAGGCGATTATAATAGAGCCCAGCAGGGAGCTGGCCGAGCAGACCTACAACCAGATCGAAAAGTTCAAGTACCACCTAAGCAACCCCGAGGTGCGCTCCCTGCTCCTAATTGGCGGCGTGCGACTAGAGGAACAGAAGGCGCAGCTGATGCAGGGCACCCACATCGTTGTTGGCACGCCCGGCAGGCTGGAGGAAATGATCAACAGCGGCCTGGTGCTGCTCACCCACTGCCGCTTCTTCGTTCTGGACGAGGCGGACGCCCTGCTGAAGCAGGGCTACACCGAACTGATCGATCGTCTGCACAAGCAAATCCCCAAGATCACCACGGACGGGCGCCGGCTGCAAATGGTTGTTTGCTCCGCCACGCTGCACGCATTCGAGGTGAAGAAGATGGCCGAGCGCCTGATGCACTTCCCCACCTGGGTGGACCTGAAGGGCGAGGATGCTGTGCCCGAGACTGTGCACCACGTGGTTTGCCTGGTCGATCCACTGGCGGACAAAAGCTGGCAGTCGCTGCGCCAGCCAATCAGCACCGACGGCGTCCACGACCGCGACAATGTCCACCCGGGTAATGCCTCCGAGGAGACCCTGTCGCAGGCAGTGAAGATGCTCAAGGGCGAGTACTGCGTCCTCGCCATCGAGAAACACAAGATGGACCGTGCCATCATCTTCTGCCGCACCAAGCAGGACTGCGACAACCTGGAGAGATATCTCCGTCAGCGCGGAGGACAACGTTACTCGTGTGTCTGCCTGCACGGCGACCGCAAGCCGCAGGAGCGCAAACAGAACCTGGAGATGTTCAAGCGGCAGCAGGTCAAGTTCTTGATTTGCACGGACGTGGCGGCCCGCGGTCTAGACATCACCGGACTGCCCTTCA TGATCAATGTGACGCTACCCGACGACAAGACCAACTACGTGCACCGCATCGGACGCGTGGGCAGGGCGGAGCGCATGGGTCTGGCCATCAGCCTGGTGGCCACGGtgccggagaaggtgtggtacCACGGCGAGTGGTGCAAGTCGCGCGGCCGGAACTGCAACAACACCAATCTGACCGACGTCCGCGGCTGCTGCATCTGGTACAACGAGCCGAACCTGCTGGCCGAGGTGGAGGACCATTTGAACATCACCATCCAGCAGGTGGACCGCGCCATGGAGGTGCCGGTCAACGACTTCGACGGCAAGGTGGTGTACGGCCAGAAGAACTTCAACACGGGCAGCGGCTACCAGGACCATGTTGAGCAGCTGGTGCCCACCGTTCGCAAACTGACCGACCTGGAGTTGCAATCACAATCTTTATTTTTGAAGCGCCTTAAGGTCTAG
- the LOC128259651 gene encoding LOW QUALITY PROTEIN: guanine nucleotide exchange factor subunit Rich (The sequence of the model RefSeq protein was modified relative to this genomic sequence to represent the inferred CDS: inserted 1 base in 1 codon; deleted 2 bases in 2 codons), translating into MYFPVGWPKRVGLALPGESASIRHICCDAVKILVAAVGDGFLGIWYANPLIPIAYFRRTEDSLRQYGANQLIVWKPDSRQLALLTASGALLLYQLDFDANGSGILLQVDPPAASLKRDSAELFIKENIPRLSLRELCSVTLGSVITTVCCISLSELLLATQSCELLRLQWSQLEHADKELELPALAAIKLRDIPFYVQQQSQQASARNVPPLSRDSYVASLEYSPFIGGCAAVFSDRRAAFLIANHLRFETDHMHGFWVPDVEDASVCSGNHKFRLLAYGQESSAVNVYAIDDATGGLEFSHRLMLTENVLPGSLGAVNELKWSPDGCVLAVSWTNGGLSLWSTFGALLMSTLSWDFGLNVDLVRQNPLKLRRLEWSTEGYQLFMLTQQPPEQQEKDKGNVLQLQFVKSALSMNPCMTTNPHILLQGDDCLYLNQGNNLELTYAGSQATFPASGVGSAEEASGDGDCLELKQSPHTGSILTESKYWTVLQLPLNYAATNWPIRYAAIDPDGLHLAVAGRTGLAHYSLVTRRWKLFGNESQEKDFVVSGGLLWWHGFVVMGCYSLLDRTDELRCYPADCKLDNQFGHKLQVRAPVISLNSFRNQLIVLTADGIVSLFNMSKKSAYALDVECAYELDVKSICIHPACIVSLTVTNLKNELKPQGQQPGGEQAETIIVNVCGRILMIQRDVGEQVPNTLLATCLASCVEVFWLSHSLERCAMRDCLWLYSGAHGMRVWLPILPPGRERREGGQGGAQRLHSFMSKRIMLGFPLKLYPLVVLFDNVIVLGVENESTLYANEQGSHFSLPFAVMERKSQIYLHMVLRQLIKRNLGYSAWEIAQSCRSLPYFPHALELLLHEVLEEEATSKQPIPDAQLPSILDFIREFPVYLETIVQCARKTEIALWPYLFSMAGKPKDLFQMCLQSEQLDTAASYLIILQNLEPSVVSKQYATMLLDIALQQRKWELAKDLIRFLKAIDPNEIDSPRSSMVVNVKIAPPPQVNTQQQVNQNADAFNMVLGPIARERSFSTTVTSNLPKDKQVAGASGVAPVTETSSSGAPSVVRRRSTKQRETFCIDLILQRHARQLLQNHKLMDLGYMCAYLDFHLVSWLSQESERAAKLDDFAGALQALHEELQLPSPFPTPVKDDFAQLRGSIRQTGGGGSSQTSESGYFSLATPNGAATQSPQLQPAIREEEEELQQPSSLPVLKTRSGSQLSFDNFRYRRLYSLPASEDDLAVDPLPEKLSIKLRYLLQLFIEANCTDYALVLSILLQDAASISRIVNGIIRSESVHTCRRTETALKQLSQSTFEHSGSLYRGFVLTLQPHVYLLEQYIQSLGDAACLPLQDASPGAEQGXDVAPGLHGLEDEEGEFVPKSQQANGNPWAVADLRPNHQRLTRHASLESNGNAAVASGSSAQSTPTQRQLPRQNSRDREGCRLM; encoded by the exons ATGTACTTTCCCGTGGGCTGGCCCAAGCGGGTGGGCCTGGCGCTGCCCGGCGAGAGCGCCAGCATCCGGCACATTTGCTGCGACGCGGTCAAAATACTCGTTGCCGCCGTGGGCGATGGCTTCCTGGGCATCTGGTATGCGAATCCGCTCATTCCCATCGCCTACTTCCGGCGCACGGAGGACTCCCTGCGACAGTACGGCGCCAACCAGCTGATCGTGTGGAAGCCGGACTCCCGGCAACTGGCCCTGCTCACCGCCTCCGGTGCCCTGTTGCTGTACCAACTGGACTTCGACGCCAACGGCAGTGGGATCCTGCTGCAGGTGGATCCGCCGGCAGCCAGCCTCAAACGCGACTCCGCCGAGCTGTTCATCAAGGAGAACATCCCCCGACTAAGCCTGCGCGAGCTATGCAGCGTTACTCTGGGCTCCGTCATCACCACAGTGTGCTGCATCAGCCTCAGCGAACTGCTCCTGGCCACCCAGTCC TGCGAGCTGCTGCGTCTGCAGTGGTCTCAGCTGGAGCACGCCGATAAAGAACTGGAGCTGCCGGCCCTAGCTGCCATTAAGCTGCGCGACATTCCCTTCTACGTgcagcagcagtcgcagcAGGCCTCCGCCCGGAATGTGCCGCCCCTGAGCAGGGACTCCTACGTAGCCTCACTGGAATACTCGCCGTTCATCGGCGGCTGTGCGGCCGTCTTCAGCGACCGTCGGGCCGCCTTCCTGATTGCCAACCATCTGAGATTTGAGACCGACCACATGCACGGCTTCTGGGTGCCGGACGTGGAGGATGCCAGCGTCTGCAGTGGCAACCACAAGTTTCGACTGTTGGCCTACGGGCAGGAGAGTTCGGCGGTGAATGTGTATGCGATTGATGACGCCACCGGAGGACTGGAGTTCTCGCACCGTCTGATGCTGACGGAGAATGTGCTGCCAGGCAGTCTGGGGGCGGTGAACGAGCTGAAGTGGAGCCCGGACGGCTGCGTTCTGGCCGTTAGTTGGACGAATGGCGGACTGTCCCTTTGGAGCACCTTCGGAGCATTGCTGATGTCTACTTTGAGCTGGGACTTTGGTCTAAACGTAGATCTAGTGCGCCAAAATCCACTCAAACTCCGTCGCCTCGAGTGGTCTACCGAGGGCTATCAACTGTTCATGCTGACGCAACAGCCGCCGGAACAGCAGGAGAAAGACAAGGGCAAtgtgctgcagctgcagttcGTGAAGAGCGCGCTAAGCATGAATCCCTGCATGACGACCAATCCGCACATCCTGCTGCAGGGAGACGACTGTCTGTACCTAAACCAGGGCAACAATCTGGAGCTGACATACGCCGGGAGCCAGGCCACGTTCCCCGCGAGCGGCGTGGGCTCTGCTGAAGAGGCCTCCGGAGACGGCGACTGTCTGGAGCTGAAACAGAGCCCGCACACGGGCAGCATTCTCACGGAGAGTAAGTACTGGACCGTCTTGCAACTGCCACTGAACTACGCGGCCACCAACTGGCCAATCAGATATGCGGCAATCGATCCGGACGGCCTTCATTTGGCGGTGGCTGGGCGCACTGGACTGGCCCACTACTCGCTGGTCACCCGTCGATGGAAGCTCTTCGGCAACGAGTCGCAGGAAAAGGATTTCGTGGTCTCCGGCGGCCTGCTCTGGTGGCATGGCTTCGTGGTCATGGGCTGCTACTCGCTGCTGGACCGCACGGACGAGTTGCGCTGCTATCCAGCTGACTGCAAACTGGACAACCAATTCGGCCACAAGCTGCAGGTGCGAGCACCTGTTATAAGCCTCAACTCGTTCCGAAACCAATTGATTGTACTCACTGCCGATGGGATCGTTAGCCTGTTCAACATGTCTAAAAAATCGGCCTACGCCCTGGATGTTGAGTGCGCCTACGAGCTCGATGTGAAGAGCATCTGCATCCACCCTGCCTGCATTGTGAGTCTGACCGTCACGAACCTCAAGAACGAACTGAAGCCGCAAGGGCAGCAGCCGGGTGGGGAGCAGGCGGAAACGATCATTGTAAATGTCTGTGGCCGCATCCTGATGATCCAGCGCGACGTTGGCGAACAG GTGCCCAACACTCTGCTGGCCACGTGCCTGGCCAGCTGCGTCGAGGTCTTCTGGCTCTCGCACTCCCTGGAGCGCTGTGCAATGCGTGACTGCCTGTGGCTTTACTCGGGGGCCCACGGAATGCGCGTGTGGCTTCCTATCCTGCCGCCGGGAAGGGAGCGCCGCGAGGGAGGGCAGGGCGGTGCCCAGCGGCTCCACAGTTTCATGTCGAAGCGGATCATGCTGGGCTTTCCGCTGAAGCTCTACCCGTTGGTTGTGCTTTTCGACAACGTCATCGTGCTGGGGGTGGAGAACGAGAGCACGCTGTACGCCAACGAGCAGGGCTCCCACTTCTCCCTTCCGTTCGCCGTGATGGAGCGCAAGTCGCAGATCTATCTGCACATGGTGCTGCGCCAGTTGATAAAGCGGAACCTGGGATACTCCGCCTGGGAGATCGCGCAGTCGTGTCGCTCACTTCCCTACTTTCCGCACGCTCTGGAACTGCTCCTGCACGAGGTTCTGGAGGAAGAGGCCACCAGCAAACAGCCCATTCCGGATGCGCAGCTGCCCAGCATCCTGGACTTCATAAGGGAGTTCCCAGTCTACCTGGAGACGATTGTGCAGTGCGCGCGCAAAACCGAGATCGCCCTCTGGCCGTACCTTTTCTCCATGGCCGGCAAACCCAAGGACCTGTTCCAGATGTGTCTGCAGTCGGAGCAGCTGGACACGGCGGCCAGCTACTTGATTATTCTGCAGAACCTCGAGCCCTCGGTGGTGAGCAAGCAGTACGCCACCATGCTGCTGGACATTGCGCTCCAGCAGCGCAAGTGGGAACTGGCCAAGGATTTGATTCGCTTTCTGAAGGCCATCGACCCAAATGAGATAGACTCGCCGCGCTCCTCGATGGTGGTCAATGTGAAGATCGCTCCGCCTCCCCAGGTGAACACGCAGCAGCAGGTGAATCAGAATGCGGACGCCTTCAACATGGTCCTGGGTCCCATTGCCAGAGAGCGGAGCTTCTCCACCACGGTGACCAGCAACCTGCCCAAGGACAAGCAGGTGGCTGGCGCTTCGGGAGTGGCGCCCGTGACGGAAACGAGCAGTTCGGGAGCGCCCTCAGTGGTGCGTCGTCGGTCCACCAAGCAGCGGGAGACGTTCTGCATTGATCTGATCCTGCAGCGCCATGCTCGTCAGCTACTGCAGAATCACAAGCTGATGGATTTGGGCTATATGTGCGCCTATCTGGACTTCCACCTCGTCAGCTGGCTCTCGCAGGAATCGGAGCGTGCAGCCAAACTGGACGACTTTGCCGGCGCCCTGCAGGCGCTGCACGAGGAGCTGCAGCTGCCGAGCCCATTTCCGACTCCGGTTAAGGACGACTTTGCCCAACTTCGCGGCAGCATTCGGCAGACGGGCGGCGGAGGTTCATCGCAGACCTCGGAGTCTGGCTACTTCAGCCTAGCCACGCCCAACGGAGCAGCTACGCAGTCGCCACAGCTGCAGCCGGCCATtagggaggaggaggaagagcTGCAGCAGCCCAGCTCGCTGCCGGTTCTGAAGACGCGCTCCGGATCGCAGTTGTCGTTCGACAACTTCCGCTACCGCCGACTGTACTCCTTGCCGGCGTCGGAGGATGACCTCGCCGTGGATCCGCTGCCCGAGAAGCTTTCCATCAAGCTGCGATATCTCTTGCAGCTGTTCATTGAAGCAAACTGCACGGACTACGCCCTGGTCCTCTCGATCCTGCTCCAAGATGCGGCCTCAATCTCGCGGATTGTGAACGGAATCATCCGGAGCGAGTCGGTGCACACCTGTCGCCGCACGGAGACGGCCCTCAAGCAGTTGAGTCAGAGCACCTTCGAGCACAGCGGATCCTTGTACCGGGGATTTGTCCTCACGCTGCAGCCGCACGTATACCTGCTTGAACAGTACATACAGTCGTTGGGGGACGCTGCCTGCTTGCCGCTGCAAGACGCCAGCCCGGGCGCCGAGCAGG TGGACGTCGCCCCTGGACTCCACGGACTGGAGGACGAAGAGGGTGAATTTGTGCCAAAATCGCAGCAGGCCAACGGAAACCCATGGGCGGTGGCGGACCTTCGTCCAAATCACCAGCGGCTCACGCGGCACGCAAGTCTGGAGTCGAACGGAAATGCAGCA GTGGCCAGCGGCTCCTCCGCCCAGTCAACGCCCACCCAGCGACAGCTGCCCCGGCAGAACAGCCGAGATCGGGAGGGCTGTCGCCTCATGTAA
- the LOC128259666 gene encoding GSK3-beta interaction protein has protein sequence MGEPKTGAEFGGEQPFNCEDEANAIINDVKAHVAEICVSSKLASDATQIYLNIRTIESATCCVQVSSRGFKIVSSQYDTIDEDPRICALLRNGQHQDSEADEQEEIFETPYALLDRISPRYVESFGNQLCQQLRQLQQMRTEFHEEDEEEEEE, from the coding sequence ATGGGCGAACCGAAAACCGGCGCGGAGTTTGGGGGGGAGCAACCCTTCAACTGCGAGGACGAGGCCAACGCCATCATCAACGATGTGAAGGCCCACGTAGCTGAGATATGCGTCTCCTCCAAACTGGCGAGCGATGCCACGCAGATCTACCTGAACATCCGCACCATCGAAAGCGCCACCTGCTGCGTGCAGGTGAGCAGTCGCGGCTTCAAGATCGTCTCCTCCCAGTACGACACCATAGACGAGGATCCACGGATCTGCGCCCTGCTGCGCAACGGGCAGCACCAGGACAGCGAGGCCGATGAGCAGGAGGAAATCTTTGAAACGCCCTACGCGCTGCTGGACAGGATCAGCCCCCGCTACGTGGAGTCGTTCGGAAACCAGCTGTGCCAGCAGCTCAGACAGCTGCAGCAGATGCGGACCGAGTTCcacgaggaggacgaggaggaggaggaggagtga